The window caaataaaaaagtaattcGACAAGCTCACACCAGCGGATGACGTTTGAACCGATTGATTTACTCTACCTGCGAGTACTTCATTGAAAGCAGCTTCAACATTGGTTGAGTCCAACGCCGACGTCTCCATGAACAAGAGTTCTCTCTTCTCTGGTTGTTCCGTGAGATCAGAGCAAAGACAGAAATGACAGCTGTGTGTTAAGTAGACTTTTCACACTCACCAGAGTTGGTGCGAGGATTCTGGAGGGGATTAACAAAAACAATTCGACTCAAACAACCTGCAAAGTCCTTGGCCTCCTCTGTGGGCACGGTCCGGAGCTTCTCAAGGTCCTGCTTGTTTCCCACCAACATCACCACGATGTTAGGGTCTGCATGGTCGTAGAGCTCCTTCAACCACCGCTCTGCACTCTCATAGGTCAGGTGTTTGCTAATGTCATACACTAAGAGAGCACCGACTGCTCCCCTGTAATATCTGTCGTTTCAAAACAAGAGCAAACCAAACACTCGTGAGTGGGATCTTCCCTCCATGTTGAGATGAATGAAGTTTGCTTGTTAATTACATGTCCTGACACTCGGTTTGCTTCACACGTTAATCACACACCAGCATTACTCTACTATGTGTGTACCCACGCTGAGGTGATGGCCCTGTAGCGCTCCAGCCCAGCCGTGTCCCAGATCTGAGCCTTGATGGTGAAGGTGTCCATCTGAACGGTCCGCGTGCTGAACTCCACACCGATGGTGGTGCGACTGTCGTGATTGAACTCATTCTTGGTGAAACGAGATAGGAGGTTGCTCT of the Antennarius striatus isolate MH-2024 chromosome 14, ASM4005453v1, whole genome shotgun sequence genome contains:
- the LOC137607447 gene encoding ras-related protein Rab-11B-like → MGSDEPYNFVYKVVLIGESGVGKSNLLSRFTKNEFNHDSRTTIGVEFSTRTVQMDTFTIKAQIWDTAGLERYRAITSAYYRGAVGALLVYDISKHLTYESAERWLKELYDHADPNIVVMLVGNKQDLEKLRTVPTEEAKDFAEKRELLFMETSALDSTNVEAAFNEVLAAIQRKVASKQVTRGSISAITLSNNIGPTTEVQENKKKCCSNF